One Paramisgurnus dabryanus chromosome 9, PD_genome_1.1, whole genome shotgun sequence DNA segment encodes these proteins:
- the LOC135769749 gene encoding extracellular calcium-sensing receptor-like isoform X1, which yields MWITLHICLYLSFNCMSVASEVSSSTCRLQGHFKLNGMYQDGDLVIGGLFEVHALTVFPELSFRSEPQPPYCEKFDMASFQQALTMVFALDEINKNPRLLPNITLGYYIYDNCVKLGVSFRAATALISGTQESFSNLNCTGPPPMIGIVGDPGSTHSIAISSVLGLFRVPMVSYFATCSCLSDRKKYPSFFRTIPSDAFQVRAMVQILRHFGWTWVGLIYSDDDYGIYAAQSFYQDVQLFGGCVGFSEILPRDNNHRDIQRIVKVIQTSTAKVVVAFSTKAYLLPLMDEVALQNVTGKQWIASEGWTTSPVFHTQRLLPFLGGTLGIAIRRGEIQGLHEFLYYLRPDNDPKNNMVRIFWENMFGCKFETGDKEKMCTGQEDLSNTNTAYTDVSELRASYNVYKAVYALAHALHDLMQCEEGRGPFSDNTCADITNLQPWQVVHYLQKVNFTTGFGDHVSFDKNGDALAIYDVLNWQPSADGSIIVRTVGVVDKGAATGKVLTMDEDALYWNFETRKPPRSVCSESCPPGTRRARRKGLPVCCFDCLPCADGEISNTTDANECTLCPDDFWSNPEKNHCIPKEVEFLSYEEPLGISLTTASLLGTCFCAVVMIIFAHHRNTPVVRANNSELSFLLLLSLKLCFLCVLLFIGRPQLWTCQLRHAVFGISFVLCVSSILVKTMVVIAVFKSSRPEGKGAMKWFGAAQQRGTVLVLTALQVAICVVWLSTASPTPHKNSQYVSSKIVYECAIGSVAGFAVLLGYIGFLAAVSFMLAFLARNLPDSFNEAKFITFSLLIFCAVWIAFVPAYVSSPGKYAVAVEIFAILASSFGLLVAIFAPKCYIILLHPERNTKKAVMGREMSKK from the exons ATGTGGATCACTTTACATATATGTCTGTACCTGTCCTTTAACTGCATGTCTGTAGCTTCCGAGGTCAGTTCAAGCACTTGTAGGCTTCAGGGACATTTCAAGCTGAATGGGATGTATCAGGACGGAGACCTTGTCATTGGAGGCCTGTTTGAAGTTCACGCTCTTACAGTGTTCCCAGAGCTGAGCTTTAGATCCGAGCCACAACCACCATACTGTGAGAA ATTTGATATGGCAAGCTTTCAGCAGGCACTGACTATGGTTTTTGCATTAGATGAAATCAATAAAAATCCTCGTCTGCTGCCGAACATCACCCTGGGTTAttacatttatgacaactgtgtCAAGCTTGGAGTGTCATTTCGTGCTGCCACAGCTTTGATTAGTGGGACACAGGAGTCCTTCTCCAACCTTAACTGTACTGGACCACCACCAATGATAGGAATTGTGGGGGATCCAGGATCCACTCACTCCATTGCAATTTCCAGTGTACTGGGCCTGTTTCGAGTGCCCATG gttagCTACTTTGCCACCTGCTCCTGTTTGAGTGACAGGAAGAAATATCCCTCCTTCTTCAGAACTATTCCCAGTGATGCCTTTCAGGTTCGAGCTATGGTTCAGATCTTGAGACATTTTGGATGGACCTGGGTTGGTCTTATCTATAGTGATGATGATTATGGCATCTATGCTGCTCAGTCCTTCTACCAAGATGTGCAGCTGTTTGGAGGCTGTGTTGGCTTTTCTGAAATCCTACCCCGTGATAACAATCACAGAGATATTCAGCGCATAGTAAAAGTGATTCAGACCTCTACAGCTAAAGTTGTGGTGGCTTTTTCCACTAAAGCCTATCTGTTACCTTTAATGGATGAGGTGGCGTTGCAAAATGTGACAGGGAAGCAGTGGATTGCAAGTGAAGGTTGGACCACCTCTCCTGTATTCCACACTCAGCGTCTTCTGCCGTTTCTGGGTGGCACACTGGGCATCGCCATCCGCCGTGGAGAAATCCAGGGACTTCATGAATTTTTGTATTACCTCCGTCCTGACAATgatccaaaaaataatatggtgAGAATATTTTGGGAGAACATGTTTGGGTGCAAGTTTGAGACTGGagacaaagaaaaaatgtgtacaGGGCAAGAAGATCTGAGCAACACAAACACAGCATACACTGATGTATCAGAACTGAGGGCCTCATATAATGTGTACAAAGCAGTTTATGCCCTGGCCCATGCACTTCATGATCTGATGCAGTGTGAGGAGGGGAGAGGACCATTCAGTGACAACACCTGTGCTGACATAACAAACCTGCAGCCCTGGCAG GTGGTTCATTACCTACAGAAAGTAAACTTCACCACAGGTTTTGGGGATCATGTGTCATTTGATAAGAATGGAGATGCTCTGGCCATCTATGATGTATTGAACTGGCAGCCGAGCGCTGATGGGTCAATCATTGTCCGCACAGTCGGTGTGGTGGATAAAGGGGCGGCAACAGGGAAGGTGCTCACAATGGATGAAGATGCATTATACTGGAACTTTGAAACAAGAAAA CCTCCACGGTCTGTGTGTAGTGAGAGCTGCCCACCAGGGACCAGACGAGCCAGGAGGAAAGGCCTTCCTGTCTGCTGTTTTGACTGCCTGCCATGTGCAGATGGAGAGATTTCTAATACAACAG ATGCAAATGAGTGCACATTGTGTCCAGATGACTTTTGGTCCAATCCAGAAAAAAATCACTGCATCCCTAAAGAAGTGGAGTTTCTGTCATATGAGGAACCTCTGGGCATCTCCCTGACCACTGCTTCTCTGCTCGGCACCTGCTTCTGTGCTGTTGTCATGATCATTTTTGCTCATCACCGCAACACTCCAGTTGTTCGAGCCAATAATTCAGAGCTCAGCTTCCTGCTGCTGCTGTCACTCAAACTGTGTTTCCTGTGTGTGCTGCTGTTTATTGGCCGACCACAGTTGTGGACGTGTCAGTTAAGACATGCTGTGTTTGGCATTAGCTTTGTTCTGTGCGTCTCCAGCATTCTGGTCAAGACTATGGTGGTAATAGCCGTGTTTAAGTCATCTCGACCAGAGGGTAAAGGTGCTATGAAATGGTTCGGAGCAGCCCAACAAAGAGGGACCGTTTTGGTCCTAACTGCCCTCCAAGTGGCAATATGTGTTGTTTGGCTCTCAACTGCATCTCCAACACCTCATAAAAACAGTCAGTATGTCAGCTCCAAAATAGTTTATGAATGTGCTATTGGTTCAGTGGCTGGATTCGCTGTCCTGCTGGGCTACATTGGTTTTCTGGCAGCTGtgagcttcatgttagcttttCTAGCAAGGAATCTTCCAGATAGTTTTAATGAAGCAAAGTTCATTACCTTTAGTTTGTTGATCTTTTGTGCTGTGTGGATTGCGTTTGTTCCAGCTTATGTCAGCTCACCAGGGAAATATGCGGTAGCTGTAGAGATTTTTGCCATCCTGGCATCCAGTTTTGGATTACTGGTGGCCATTTTTGCCCCGAAGTGCTACATCATCCTCTTACATCCAGAGAGAAACACAAAAAAAGCTGTTATGGGGCGAGAGATGTCCAAGAAATAA
- the LOC135769749 gene encoding extracellular calcium-sensing receptor-like isoform X2 — protein MLITLYMCLLFFSNCISSALLTGSGTCKLQGRFKLNGVYQDGDLILGGLFEVHFFTVFPELSFRSEPEPPYCEKFDMASFQQALTMVFALDEINKNPRLLPNITLGYYIYDNCVKLGVSFRAATALISGTQESFSNLNCTGPPPMIGIVGDPGSTHSIAISSVLGLFRVPMVSYFATCSCLSDRKKYPSFFRTIPSDAFQVRAMVQILRHFGWTWVGLIYSDDDYGIYAAQSFYQDVQLFGGCVGFSEILPRDNNHRDIQRIVKVIQTSTAKVVVAFSTKAYLLPLMDEVALQNVTGKQWIASEGWTTSPVFHTQRLLPFLGGTLGIAIRRGEIQGLHEFLYYLRPDNDPKNNMVRIFWENMFGCKFETGDKEKMCTGQEDLSNTNTAYTDVSELRASYNVYKAVYALAHALHDLMQCEEGRGPFSDNTCADITNLQPWQVVHYLQKVNFTTGFGDHVSFDKNGDALAIYDVLNWQPSADGSIIVRTVGVVDKGAATGKVLTMDEDALYWNFETRKPPRSVCSESCPPGTRRARRKGLPVCCFDCLPCADGEISNTTDANECTLCPDDFWSNPEKNHCIPKEVEFLSYEEPLGISLTTASLLGTCFCAVVMIIFAHHRNTPVVRANNSELSFLLLLSLKLCFLCVLLFIGRPQLWTCQLRHAVFGISFVLCVSSILVKTMVVIAVFKSSRPEGKGAMKWFGAAQQRGTVLVLTALQVAICVVWLSTASPTPHKNSQYVSSKIVYECAIGSVAGFAVLLGYIGFLAAVSFMLAFLARNLPDSFNEAKFITFSLLIFCAVWIAFVPAYVSSPGKYAVAVEIFAILASSFGLLVAIFAPKCYIILLHPERNTKKAVMGREMSKK, from the exons atgttgATCACTCTGTATATGtgtcttttgtttttctctAACTGTATCTCTTCAGCTTTGCTCACTGGCTCAGGTACCTGTAAGCTCCAGGGACGCTTCAAACTGAATGGGGTGTACCAAGATGGAGATCTGATACTTGGAGGCTTGTTCGAGGTTCACTTTTTCACAGTGTTCCCAGAGCTGAGCTTTAGATCTGAGCCAGAACCACCATACTGTGAGAA ATTTGATATGGCAAGCTTTCAGCAGGCACTGACTATGGTTTTTGCATTAGATGAAATCAATAAAAATCCTCGTCTGCTGCCGAACATCACCCTGGGTTAttacatttatgacaactgtgtCAAGCTTGGAGTGTCATTTCGTGCTGCCACAGCTTTGATTAGTGGGACACAGGAGTCCTTCTCCAACCTTAACTGTACTGGACCACCACCAATGATAGGAATTGTGGGGGATCCAGGATCCACTCACTCCATTGCAATTTCCAGTGTACTGGGCCTGTTTCGAGTGCCCATG gttagCTACTTTGCCACCTGCTCCTGTTTGAGTGACAGGAAGAAATATCCCTCCTTCTTCAGAACTATTCCCAGTGATGCCTTTCAGGTTCGAGCTATGGTTCAGATCTTGAGACATTTTGGATGGACCTGGGTTGGTCTTATCTATAGTGATGATGATTATGGCATCTATGCTGCTCAGTCCTTCTACCAAGATGTGCAGCTGTTTGGAGGCTGTGTTGGCTTTTCTGAAATCCTACCCCGTGATAACAATCACAGAGATATTCAGCGCATAGTAAAAGTGATTCAGACCTCTACAGCTAAAGTTGTGGTGGCTTTTTCCACTAAAGCCTATCTGTTACCTTTAATGGATGAGGTGGCGTTGCAAAATGTGACAGGGAAGCAGTGGATTGCAAGTGAAGGTTGGACCACCTCTCCTGTATTCCACACTCAGCGTCTTCTGCCGTTTCTGGGTGGCACACTGGGCATCGCCATCCGCCGTGGAGAAATCCAGGGACTTCATGAATTTTTGTATTACCTCCGTCCTGACAATgatccaaaaaataatatggtgAGAATATTTTGGGAGAACATGTTTGGGTGCAAGTTTGAGACTGGagacaaagaaaaaatgtgtacaGGGCAAGAAGATCTGAGCAACACAAACACAGCATACACTGATGTATCAGAACTGAGGGCCTCATATAATGTGTACAAAGCAGTTTATGCCCTGGCCCATGCACTTCATGATCTGATGCAGTGTGAGGAGGGGAGAGGACCATTCAGTGACAACACCTGTGCTGACATAACAAACCTGCAGCCCTGGCAG GTGGTTCATTACCTACAGAAAGTAAACTTCACCACAGGTTTTGGGGATCATGTGTCATTTGATAAGAATGGAGATGCTCTGGCCATCTATGATGTATTGAACTGGCAGCCGAGCGCTGATGGGTCAATCATTGTCCGCACAGTCGGTGTGGTGGATAAAGGGGCGGCAACAGGGAAGGTGCTCACAATGGATGAAGATGCATTATACTGGAACTTTGAAACAAGAAAA CCTCCACGGTCTGTGTGTAGTGAGAGCTGCCCACCAGGGACCAGACGAGCCAGGAGGAAAGGCCTTCCTGTCTGCTGTTTTGACTGCCTGCCATGTGCAGATGGAGAGATTTCTAATACAACAG ATGCAAATGAGTGCACATTGTGTCCAGATGACTTTTGGTCCAATCCAGAAAAAAATCACTGCATCCCTAAAGAAGTGGAGTTTCTGTCATATGAGGAACCTCTGGGCATCTCCCTGACCACTGCTTCTCTGCTCGGCACCTGCTTCTGTGCTGTTGTCATGATCATTTTTGCTCATCACCGCAACACTCCAGTTGTTCGAGCCAATAATTCAGAGCTCAGCTTCCTGCTGCTGCTGTCACTCAAACTGTGTTTCCTGTGTGTGCTGCTGTTTATTGGCCGACCACAGTTGTGGACGTGTCAGTTAAGACATGCTGTGTTTGGCATTAGCTTTGTTCTGTGCGTCTCCAGCATTCTGGTCAAGACTATGGTGGTAATAGCCGTGTTTAAGTCATCTCGACCAGAGGGTAAAGGTGCTATGAAATGGTTCGGAGCAGCCCAACAAAGAGGGACCGTTTTGGTCCTAACTGCCCTCCAAGTGGCAATATGTGTTGTTTGGCTCTCAACTGCATCTCCAACACCTCATAAAAACAGTCAGTATGTCAGCTCCAAAATAGTTTATGAATGTGCTATTGGTTCAGTGGCTGGATTCGCTGTCCTGCTGGGCTACATTGGTTTTCTGGCAGCTGtgagcttcatgttagcttttCTAGCAAGGAATCTTCCAGATAGTTTTAATGAAGCAAAGTTCATTACCTTTAGTTTGTTGATCTTTTGTGCTGTGTGGATTGCGTTTGTTCCAGCTTATGTCAGCTCACCAGGGAAATATGCGGTAGCTGTAGAGATTTTTGCCATCCTGGCATCCAGTTTTGGATTACTGGTGGCCATTTTTGCCCCGAAGTGCTACATCATCCTCTTACATCCAGAGAGAAACACAAAAAAAGCTGTTATGGGGCGAGAGATGTCCAAGAAATAA
- the LOC135769750 gene encoding extracellular calcium-sensing receptor-like, producing MWITLNICLCLTLKCISAASILHSDTCQLQGHFKLNGMYQDGDLILGGLFEVHFLAVFPELSFRTEPEPPYCEEFDVSSFQQAQTMIFAIDEINKNPNFLPNITLGYHLYDNCVMLGMAFRAAIALVSGTQGSFFNLNCTGSPPVIGIVGDSNSTPSIAISSVLGLFRVPIVSYFATCSCLSDRKKYPSFFRTIPSDAFQVQAMIRILRYFGWTWVGLLYSDDDYGIYAAQSFHQEVQLFGGCVAFSEILPFDNNRRDIQRIVKVIQTSTAKVVVVFATSTYVLPLMDEVALQNVTGKQWIASEAWATSPVFQTQRLLPFLGGTLGIAIRRGEIQGLRDFLLHLRPGNDPRNNMVRIFWENMFKCRFETGEKEGDEICTGQEDLSSTNTAYTDVSQLRASYNVYKSVYALAHALHDLMQCEEGRGPFSDNTCADITNLQPWQLLHYLQKVNFTTGFGDHVSFDENGDALAIYDVMNWQPSADGSIIVRTVGVVDEGAATGKVLTLDEDALYWNFETRKPPWSVCSESCPPGTRRARRKGLPVCCFDCLPCGDGEISNTTDANECTLCPDEFWSNPERNRCIPKEVEFLSYEEPLGISLTTASLLGTCFCAVVMIIFAHHRNTPIVRANNSELSFLLLLSLKLCFLCVLLFIGRPQLWTCQLRHAVFGISFVLCVSSILVKTIVVIAVFKSSRPEGKGAMKWFGAAQQRGTVLVLTALQVAICVVWLSTASPTPHKNSQYVSSKIVYECAIGSVAGFAVLLGYIGFLAAVSFMLAFLARNLPDSFNEAKFITFSMLIFCAVWIAFVPAYISSPGKYAVAVEIFAILASSFGLLVAIFAPKCYIILLHPERNTKKALMGRGTENK from the exons ATGTGGATCACTCTAAACATCTGCTTGTGTCTGACATTGAAGTGTATCTCTGCTGCTTCAATTTTACATTCTGATACCTGTCAGCTTCAAGGACACTTTAAGTTAAATGGGATGTACCAGGATGGAGATCTTATACTTGGAGGCTTGTTTGAAGTTCACTTTCTTGCTGTGTTCCCAGAGCTGAGTTTCAGAACTGAACCGGAACCACCATACTGTGAGGA AtttgatgtgtcaagttttcaGCAGGCACAGACTATGATCTTTGCTATAGATGAGATCAATAAGAATCCAAATTTCTTGCCAAACATCACTCTTGGTTATCATCTTTATGACAACTGTGTTATGTTGGGAATGGCATTCCGAGCTGCCATAGCACTTGTTAGTGGAACACAGGGGTCCTTCTTCAATCTTAATTGCACTGGATCACCACCAGTTATTGGAATTGTGGGGGACTCAAATTCCACTCCTTCCATTGCTATTTCCAGTGTGCTGGGGCTGTTTCGTGTACCTATA GTTAGCTATTTTGCCACCTGCTCCTGTTTGAGTGACAGGAAGAAATATCCCTCTTTTTTCAGAACTATCCCCAGTGATGCCTTCCAGGTTCAAGCTATGATTAGGATCCTGAGATATTTTGGATGGACCTGGGTTGGTCTTCTCTATAGTGATGATGATTATGGAATCTACGCTGCTCAGTCCTTCCACCAAGAAGTGCAGCTATTTGGTGGCTGTGTTGCTTTTTCTGAAATTCTGCCTTTTGATAACAACCGTAGAGATATTCAGCGCATAGTAAAAGTGATTCAGACCTCTACAGCTAAAGTTGTGGTGGTGTTTGCCACATCAACATATGTGTTACCTTTGATGGATGAGGTGGCATTGCAGAACGTAACAGGGAAGCAGTGGATTGCAAGTGAAGCTTGGGCCACCTCTCCTGTATTTCAAACGCAGCGTCTTCTGCCTTTTCTTGGGGGCACACTGGGCATCGCCATCAGGCGTGGAGAAATCCAGGGACTTCGTGACTTTCTGTTGCACCTTCGTCCTGGCAATGATCCAAGAAACAATATGGTGAGAATTTTTTGGGAGAACATGTTTAAGTGCAGGTTTGAGACGGGAGAAAAAGAAGGTGATGAAATTTGTACAGGGCAAGAGGATCTGAGCAGCACAAACACAGCATACACTGATGTATCACAACTTAGGGCCTCATATAATGTGTACAAATCAGTTTATGCCCTGGCACATGCACTTCATGATCTGATGCAGTGTGAGGAGGGGAGAGGACCATTCAGTGACAACACCTGTGCTGACATAACAAACCTGCAGCCCTGGCAG CTGCTTCACTACCTACAGAAGGTGAACTTCACCACAGGTTTTGGGGATCATGTGTCATTTGATGAGAATGGAGATGCTCTGGCCATCTATGATGTGATGAACTGGCAGCCGAGCGCTGATGGGTCAATCATTGTCCGCACAGTCGGTGTGGTGGATGAAGGGGCGGCAACAGGGAAGGTGCTCACACTGGATGAAGATGCATTATACTGGAACTTTGAGACAAGAAAa CCTCCATGGTCTGTGTGCAGTGAGAGCTGCCCACCAGGCACAAGACGAGCCAGGAGAAAAGGCCTTCCTGTCTGCTGTTTTGACTGCCTGCCATGTGGAGATGGAGAGATTTCTAATACAACTG ATGCAAATGAGTGCACATTGTGTCCAGATGAGTTTTGGTCTAATCCAGAAAGAAATCGCTGTATCCCTAAAGAAGTGGAGTTTCTGTCCTATGAGGAACCTCTGGGCATCTCCCTGACCACTGCTTCTTTGCTCGGCACCTGCTTCTGTGCTGTTGTCATGATAATTTTTGCTCATCACCGCAACACTCCTATAGTGCGCGCCAATAATTCAGAACTCAGCTTCCTGTTGCTGCTGTCACTCAAACTTTGTTTCCTGTGTGTGCTGCTGTTTATTGGCCGACCACAGTTGTGGACGTGTCAGTTAAGACATGCTGTGTTTGGCATTAGCTTTGTTTTGTGCGTCTCCAGCATTCTGGTCAAGACTATTGTGGTAATAGCCGTGTTTAAGTCATCTCGACCAGAGGGTAAAGGTGCTATGAAATGGTTCGGAGCAGCCCAACAAAGAGGGACCGTTTTGGTCCTAACTGCCCTCCAAGTGGCAATATGTGTTGTCTGGCTGTCAACTGCATCTCCAACACCTCATAAAAACAGTCAGTATGTCAGCTCCAAAATAGTTTATGAATGTGCTATTGGTTCAGTGGCTGGATTCGCTGTGCTGCTGGGCTACATTGGGTTTCTAGCAGCAGtgagcttcatgttagcttttCTAGCAAGAAATCTTCCAGATAGTTTTAATGAAGCAAAGTTCATTACCTTTAGTATGTTGATCTTTTGTGCTGTATGGATTGCGTTTGTTCCAGCTTATATCAGTTCACCTGGAAAATATGCAGTGGCTGTGGAGATTTTTGCCATTTTGGCTTCCAGTTTTGGATTATTGGTGGCCATATTTGCCCCAAAGTGCTACATCATCCTCTTACATCCAGAGAGAAACACTAAAAAAGCCTTAATGGGAAGAGGCACAGAAAATAAATAG